A genomic window from Anaerolineae bacterium includes:
- the recJ gene encoding single-stranded-DNA-specific exonuclease RecJ, with the protein IPHRQEESRGLNLPALKELLGAGVQVLVTCDCGVGDLAELQYLREQGVDVIVTDHHDMPSAPVPALAVVNPKRLPPEHPCYSLAGAGVAYKLAEALFEHFGRGRMVEQLADLVALGTIADVVPLLQDNRYLVQIGLPRLASGRRVGLRALLSAGGIELSDIDTSPVMYELAPALNAVGRLAHAELAVRLLLSEDKRQAEDWAVEILGLNEERRYQTNLAMSMAMERLEAMPRPLPPAIVLASRQWHPGVVGIVAGRLAEMYHRPAVVISIGPDGMARGSARSVPGIDIHQAILQQKDLLIAEGGHPMAAGFSLREIDLDEFTHRFIQTVRHMTTHQVLEHTLLIDAWVRWDELSLALYDDLARLAPFGEGNPTPILAARGLTLASIEIVGERREHYRLRLTDEAGISHEVVWFNGDRDLLPQGSLDLAFTLRQNLYGGTRRMQIELVAVRRTPAAPITVAVPEHTVEVVDLRASPEGINILRHWAERAAAGESIALWGEGRGAGAYPFLQRRDQLPPAETLVIWSVPPGPDEFSAALEKTAARRLVLLYGDCPPADLRSLLLDLVGLVKHTLRAKRGEASLTTLAGVIAQRPETVLLGLELLSDLDVCMFERIGEDGLFFLRYRPQTVHWADVITSPISSSLRRLLDETAAYRRFQLQARAEQILPAGFRLAPSLHAKV; encoded by the coding sequence TATCCCCCACCGCCAGGAGGAATCGCGCGGGCTGAACCTGCCGGCACTCAAAGAACTGCTGGGGGCCGGCGTGCAGGTGCTGGTCACCTGCGACTGCGGCGTGGGCGACTTGGCGGAGCTTCAGTACCTGCGGGAGCAGGGCGTGGATGTGATCGTCACTGACCATCATGACATGCCCTCCGCGCCAGTGCCGGCGCTGGCGGTGGTGAACCCCAAGCGGCTCCCACCCGAACATCCCTGCTACTCCCTGGCCGGCGCCGGCGTGGCGTACAAGCTGGCGGAGGCCCTGTTCGAACATTTCGGCCGCGGCCGCATGGTCGAGCAGTTGGCGGACCTGGTCGCCCTTGGCACCATCGCCGATGTGGTGCCCCTTCTGCAGGATAACCGCTATCTCGTGCAGATCGGACTGCCGCGCCTGGCCAGCGGCCGGCGCGTCGGCTTGCGCGCCCTGCTGAGCGCCGGCGGCATCGAACTGTCCGATATTGACACGAGCCCCGTGATGTATGAGCTGGCGCCGGCCCTCAACGCCGTCGGCCGGCTGGCCCATGCTGAGCTGGCCGTACGCCTGCTCCTCAGTGAGGACAAGCGCCAGGCGGAGGACTGGGCGGTGGAAATCCTCGGCCTGAACGAGGAGCGGCGCTATCAGACCAACCTGGCGATGAGCATGGCCATGGAGCGGCTGGAGGCCATGCCGCGCCCCCTGCCGCCGGCCATCGTGCTGGCGAGCCGACAGTGGCACCCCGGCGTGGTGGGCATCGTCGCCGGCCGGCTGGCCGAGATGTACCACCGGCCGGCGGTGGTCATCAGCATCGGCCCGGACGGCATGGCGCGCGGCTCCGCCCGCTCCGTCCCCGGCATTGACATCCATCAGGCCATCCTCCAGCAAAAAGACCTGCTGATCGCCGAAGGCGGACACCCCATGGCCGCCGGCTTCTCCCTGCGCGAGATTGACCTGGACGAGTTCACGCACCGCTTCATTCAGACAGTGCGGCACATGACCACCCATCAGGTGCTGGAACACACCCTGCTGATTGACGCCTGGGTGCGCTGGGATGAGCTGAGCCTGGCGCTGTACGATGATCTGGCGCGCTTAGCGCCCTTCGGGGAGGGGAACCCCACCCCTATCCTGGCGGCGCGCGGCCTGACCCTGGCATCCATCGAGATAGTGGGGGAGCGCCGCGAGCATTACCGCCTGCGTCTGACCGACGAAGCCGGCATCTCCCACGAGGTGGTCTGGTTCAACGGGGACCGCGACCTGCTACCCCAGGGTTCGCTGGACCTGGCCTTCACCCTGCGCCAGAACCTGTACGGCGGCACGCGCCGCATGCAGATCGAGCTGGTGGCGGTGCGGCGCACGCCGGCCGCCCCCATCACGGTGGCCGTGCCCGAGCATACCGTCGAGGTCGTGGACCTGCGGGCCTCCCCCGAAGGCATTAACATTCTCCGGCACTGGGCGGAACGCGCCGCGGCCGGCGAGTCCATTGCCCTGTGGGGAGAGGGGCGGGGCGCCGGCGCATACCCCTTCCTCCAGCGGCGCGACCAGCTCCCGCCGGCGGAGACGCTCGTCATCTGGAGCGTGCCCCCCGGCCCCGACGAGTTCTCGGCGGCGCTGGAGAAAACAGCAGCGCGCCGGCTGGTCCTGCTGTACGGCGACTGCCCGCCGGCCGACCTGCGCAGTCTTCTGCTGGATCTGGTGGGGCTGGTGAAGCATACCCTGCGCGCCAAGCGCGGGGAGGCCAGCCTCACCACACTGGCCGGCGTGATCGCCCAGCGGCCGGAAACGGTCCTGCTGGGCCTGGAACTGCTGAGCGACCTGGACGTCTGCATGTTCGAGCGCATCGGCGAGGACGGCCTTTTCTTCCTCCGCTACCGTCCGCAGACCGTGCACTGGGCCGATGTCATCACTTCCCCCATTTCCAGCTCCCTGCGGCGACTGCTGGACGAGACCGCGGCCTATCGGCGCTTTCAACTGCAGGCACGGGCCGAGCAGATACTGCCGGCCGGCTTCCGACTGGCCCCATCACTGCACGCCAAGGTTTAA